The stretch of DNA TAAAGGCTTCATGGGAAAAGGAAtccaagaaataaattttaaagtatggaTATTAAAATTGGCTTAGTAAATCCTCCggatagactttttttttgaagatttttttttctgtgtgttgtttatttgcttttgatGTTCCCTTCTTCTGACCCGAACTTCTGTTTCATTATTTATCTAAATAAATTCATCTACATTTGTAATAAAACTATGTAGCCTTATTTATTACTTTGCTTGGTTATATGCTTACATTTGGATATCTGTTGTATTGCTGTTCtgattatgattatgatatagataataaaaaattGATGAATATAAAATTACTGGAACCCTGGTATAAGACTTTAAAACTGAATGCCTTTGAAGGACTTTTGCTAATTTGAATGTTTTTTGGACCTGAGGACAATGATACAGAATATATCCTTCATGCCATTGTGAAGGGATTCTGTGACCAGTGCCTGATCTATTATAATAACGAGGACCAGATACTATCAATTTTTCATCCTCCACTTTTGGGATACACCATCCATTCTAAGCAAGAGTTAACCTCTATTTTGCAGAGAGCTGGCCATGTTGCTTTACTGATCCCCTCATACAGCATATTGTATAGAATTTAATCAAAACTAATGAGTAAGATAAGTGGCATCTATGCATCCAGGGCAGGTGTATTGCCTTCATTCTATATAATCCCCTTCAGATGAGGTAGAAGACCCCTGCACCACACCCAAACCAGGAAAATCAGTCCTTCAATCAGTTCCTCACATGGGGACCTGGTAAGGCATTTACCCAGGGTTTTCACTCATATTAGTTAGCTCAATCATTGCCTAGGCTATTGAGAAGTGATTCAGGACTTCAGAGAAATCCTGAGACAAAACAAATACCTTGGATAGGCTTTATCTGATGCTGATCTCAAATTCAGTAAGTACCATCTCTGCTCCTTTATTGCAGTACTATTCAGGCACATTACTTAAATTTGTATCTCTGCCCCTTTATCATTGGCAGAAGGTGGCAATTTCCCTCTAAAGGACATGAAAATTTGACAAATCTCATTTTGGGGCTATAAAAGGAAtctaagaaggaaaagagaacacAACCATACAACATTcttgaggttttatttttatttgcttcattCAACTGATTTATTATAAATGAGcacattttatatctttttcatttaacaggTAAGGATTAAGGCAAGAGAGGTGATCACTTGAGGTTTacagttttttaatttcttagtcATCtgtatcaatattttaaaaacaataaaaacatatgGATCAAGACATGTCTTTAAAGTCTTTGAAATCAGATGTTGTGCcaacaacattattattatatatatatataaaatttataatctttttaaaaagcagtaagtaattttccataaaaaagtataaattccCAGAAACAGCTGAAATTTAATCTTCAGTTTCTTGCTTTCCTTAGTTCAAGTGTTTGTCTTTAGCTTGAATATaagctttcatttttttgactTTGGTAATATCCCCAATGCCATCAGGCCAGTTGTCGTGGTCTGTTAAGATTCAATGAGTGATGTAATCCATGAGTTATTATAGGCAAATGtgtgaattttttcctctttccaggAAATAAGCACATTCCTGAACCACTCCCCTGTCTAGAACTGTCTCTCCCCAAATTCCCTACAACTCCTGGAGGAAATTTCACCATCATCAGAACATTGGGCACATATACTAATTATGATTCAACTAACATTATCAAGATATTATGTGACATTGGTATGAAGAGTGATCTTACTGTTTAATTAAAATCTGGCCTGGAAAATCTATATACAATTGGGGTTTGgagattttttgtttctttttttgtgacaGTATTTTTGAAAAGATCTCATTTTAGGGAAGTGactcatatttttttgtttgtttgtttcaacAAATCTAGAAGCTTGACAATGCAGTACTACTTCCTATccaggtgcacagtggatagcatactgaacctggtgtcaggaagatctgagttcaaatttagcctaaaacattgcctagctatgtaaccctgggcaagtcatttaacttctctcagcctcagattcctcaactttaaaaacaTAGATTATAATTATAcctaccccccaccccagggTTGTGGGGATTAAAGTGggatgtttgtaaagcacttagtccATGAGAGTCAGGCATATAGAAGGCATTTAattaacactttttttctttccttcctttctactttccttccctccttcctccttccttcctaattTCCAGATTACAAGACACCCACACTTTATgctgtaggatttttttttttaggtttttgcaaggcaatggggttaagtggcttgcccaaggccacacagctaggtaattattaagtgtctgaggcaggatttgaactcaggtactcctgactccagggccagtgttctatccactgcgccacctagctatcccgATGCAGTAGGATTCTTGTCAAAATCAtctcaaatctttcaaaaatgatcTAGTTAAAACATTGCAGGACTTTCTCTTGATTAAGAGCTCTTAACCTGGGGGTCcaggaacttaaaaaaatataattgtacTTCTATAAAATTGATTTACCTGGAAATTCCATGTATCttgttttatgtatataaaaacatGACTCTGAGAAAATTGTTTTCACCGCACTGACAAAGGGACTCATGACACTAAATAATTGCTAAGAAACCCTCATCTAgttcttttatctttccatgcTTATAGTGTCACAGTAGTGTGATCTATCTGTCTTTATCACAAGAATTTCAGTTTAACTATTTATTATATgggtatttttatattatcttgtaTATTACTGTCATAATCAGTAAAATGcatagattcatatatatatatatgtgtatatatatatatatatgtagtatgtgCAGATAGCTAGCTAACTACCTAGATAATCTATTTAAAAGCAAGTATATCTTTCCACTGCCCTCTCAATCAATCACTCAAATTTTGATTCTTAGGAGACTAAGGTAGTCTAGAATTTGTAGCCATCAATAAGAGAATATTAGTGATAAAAAAGATTTGTATGCTCGTTGAAAGCAGGACATAATTGTCTAAATTCAGTCTAGTTCACTTGTTTCTTCCTATTCAATCATATTCAAATctaaatatggatatatatttatgtgtgtgtatgtgaacatTCAAAAGGAATTGTTGGATTAGAATGTTGGGAGGGGAATAATGTTCAAAAAGACTGGAAAGCTAGGTGGGGTcaagttgtgaaggactttaaaagagaAGTAGAgggaatttttaaatattttatagagctgaTTTGAGTAACAGAGTCATTGATTCAGTGCTTAAGGAAAACATATTTTGGCAGCAGTATATACGATGGAAAGGGGTGATGAGAGTCTTGAAACAGAAAGTGAAAAGGAGGGTTGCTGTAATAACCTCAGCTAGCAGTGATGACAGACTTAACTAAAGTGGTAAATGTAtgagtgggggggaagggatcTGCTATAAAATATGGATCCCTGTGAAGGTAGAAATGTCTAGATCTTACAATGGAGGTAATGTGTAGGGTGAAGAAGAATGAGGAACTGAGAATAATACCAAGGTAAAGAACATAGGAGATTGGGAGGATGGGGGTACCTTcaacagaaataagaaatttaGAAGAGAGGAGAGTTGGGTGGGGAGGAGATAAGGAGATTAGTTAAAGGCCAGTCAAATTTGAAGTGTTTTCAGGACTTGCTATTTGAAATATCCAATAAACAACTGATGATGTGGGATTGAAGTGTCAAAGAAAGACTGGGATCGATTATATATCTGAGACTCATTCACGCAGAGATAATGTCAAGGGATTTTAAGatgaataaaggaataaattcatgatgaaaataatttgtcatagaaatacaaattattttttagttgttccatttttgttggtttgttgTCTTTCCCCTCTTTGAATTCTCTCAAGATGTCTGACTTAGTTCTCTCATAAAATTTTTTCCAGTCTTGTTTCCCCTCTATTTCTCTGCATTGTTTTGTgagataaaatattcataattttccACAACCCTCCTCTGTGACATTCTACTAAGCAATTTCTATCCTAAAACTGTATTATCCCTGGATGCTATAATCTCTCTGAGAAATATTTCATGTGTTGTTAACGACTTGCTGAGCTATTCTGGCTTTCTTGTTGTGATTTGTTTTACAATGACAATATCTTTGTGAACATTTTATGAAATGTTGATAATCAATATCAATATCTTTTCCTTTACACATATCCCAATTATCAGCACCAATAGCTTCTTTTATTAGGTTGAGATGGTGTTAACATTGCAGGCAATGTCTTCTCAacctttatctttcatttttacttaGAATTGACTTGATCATTATTTCAATTAGTCAAACATTGACTACATACAGAATTATTTGAAAGGGCTACATTTCTactcagtcaacaaacatttattaaatgtttactgactgactgacccagtcccccccccaaaaaaagaaaaatactttcctATATTGTGAAATACTGCAGTTTATgtaaaaatgtaatttccttttcaaattattgatcatagattttaaaatttcctttcctttagggCTCtttaaaaaggagatagaaagcTATATTATTACTCAAGGAATAATTTTGATAACTTTAAAATCCTATATTGCAAGTCACAAACTTATTgatcagtcatttttctttaagACTCACCTGGTATGTCCAATGATTTAGCATATAAACTATAACCACCATCCACAACCATTGTATGTCCAGTAATATATGAGGCTGCAGGAGATAACAAGAAACATGCAACAGAAGAGACCTAAGAAATGAAATATGcctgtattatatatgtgtatacaacTGTGTagatatttatttgtgtttttctatctacacctccacacacacacacacacacacacacacacacacacacacacacacacatatatgtgtatatatatatattcatccatatatgttataaaataaCAATGCAGACAGATTCTGAGATATCATTTAGTACAATACGTACCTAAAATTGAATCCTTTCTATGGCATCAGTGAGTGAGTGATCATTTGAACTATTTTAACCAATAATTTTCTGAGCCAATTTTATTTTGAGGAAATCTTCCTTGTTGGGAAGTATTCCCTTTTGTTGAACAGAAATTTGATATGGCATCTAGCCAGTGAACCTAAATATGTATGTGctttttcttttggatatttGTGAATACCATATCTTTTAGTATATCACCACTAAGCATCtctttgttgattttctttgaaCAGTTATGGAAATTACTAGATAAGAGCGTAAAAGTAGCAAAATGtaaaagatgatatttttaaCTTATATTGAATGAATTAAAGGTGAAATATAAGTAGAGATTAGAGATTGTGTGAATAAAATCCGGTTTAAGTATACATTTGATACACAAGaaggaatcaataaaataaaatgtatttttatttgtcatatatatgcacatacacacacatatcctaTGATTTCATATTACTACACATCTCACTATCAGATCTGAATATAGAGGGCTCATGTTTTCTCAGTGTGTCACtagcattttaatcattttttagaaTAAAGAATTTTGCTGTTTTTAAATTCACCTTAAATATAGTCTCTACAGGTATATCTGAAaggtctttcttttatttatttgagcaGACATCCTTAAAATTGCTGAATTCATTTTTATCAACATAATTAACTCAGGGAAGCTAGCTGATAGTTGGTATACATAATCAAATGATATGGATTCTGCCTTAGAGCTAATATGAAAGattatattaattgaaaaatagcaaatatacATTTTCCCAATATGAATGAATTGTGAAAGACATATGGTATTTATAGTTTTTCCCTACTTGCATCTGAAGGCACTAAAGACCAAATGCCTCTTTTCTGTCTATTCACAGAGCCTCAGAAAGATCTTCCCATTATTGATTTCTATCAATTGAGCACTTTGCATCCCAGATGAACTTTAGTAGAACCATTAACTatttaaagggctttaaaaaactgaatgggatggtgtttcttcaaatatttttctttgtcctttctccCAGTCGCAATGTTCTTTGAAGTTATAACATTATATGGCTatatgaaaagagagaagatatggctagaaagagtaaaagaagatgagagaagggggggggaagaggatgAGAGACACATATGAGGAGGGAGAGGTAAACAGAGctagagggacagagaaagacagtAGAGATTGAGATTACCTCCTCAGGAACACCAAATCTCTTTGCCAAGCAAAATTGATATAATCGTTCCAAGTTCTCTCCAGCTTTTTCATAGTTGCTAAAGGCAGATGGAGAATAAATTATTCCCTAGGtttgaggaaaaaagggtaagttaaaaaaaagtaattcaaggAATAGCTCAGTAATGTCATTAACAGTACAATTATCCCTCCCTAAGTGAAGTACTTACTTACATAGAAATACACAACAATAGTAAGAGCAAACaaggaaaagttttatttctcagTATCTTTTAGAGTATGTGCCTAAATAAAAAGATCCAATATCTAGAGAAGCTTCACATTGTGAAAGAGCTTTATGTCTGGATCTTTTATTATAATACATCAAATATTTCCCCATTTGTTTTCATCATGCTTTGCAGATTTATTActcttccacctttttttttttaccattttgaaTTGAAATACATTGTCTTCATTGTCTCTCACGGAGTTAtagccaaaccaaaaaaaaaaaaaaaagaaaaagtgaatgcACTAGCAAAATTCCTTATGAATTTTGTAGCACAACAAAGAACACTTTGACAATAGATAGAATCTCTCTCTAACTTGTCTAAAGTCTAGTTCTTATTTTAGTTACTATTAATATAGAATTTACCTACAactaatatagaaaatataacaaGTATACACTTACAGGGCTGATACAATTGATTCTTATTCCATGACAGGCCCATTCCACTGCCAAAGTTTTGGTCATATTCTCAACACCAGCTCTTGCTGCTCCACTGTGccttttaaaggggaaaaaaaaaagactttattcaGCTTCCACCAGTCATTCAGATTTACATGAAAACTGATTATTAAGTCATAGAAGAAAGTTCAAAAATGAAGTCCTGTTTAGAAATCTTTGGGACTGCACCACTATTGGCTATCTTTTGGAAGATGAGGGAAAACAGTTAAGCATTTCAAACAAGTTCCATGAAGTTATACTAGAAACCAAATGAtgttaaaagaaaattccttatGTATCCACCTAAATTTATGGAAATTAAGTAGGGCAACCAttctttaaaaaagcattttgaaacctggaaagaattcCATGAACTGAtaacaaagtaaagtgagcagaaccagaagaacatgttACCCAGTAACAACACCAATAATGAAGGACTATGAATGTCTTAATTATTCTCagtaacacaatgatccaaggcaaccccaaaagactcatgataaaaaatggcTAACTGTTCTATATAAAGAACTGATGCTgtttgaatacagaatgaagtgcACCATAAGaagttccttcattccttctttctttttcctgagcacatataacctatatcagattgcttactgccttagagagggggaagggaaggtagggagaaaaataatTGGGAGTTCAAACTTAAAgttaagaattgttttttataggtaattggggaaatatttttttcaagaagatACTGTGTTAGGAACTGGGAAAACAGTCAAAAAACCATTTTGGTATTACATTTTAAGATGGTATAAATGTTAGGGCTGGATCTTGGAAATCTGGTTATATAAACTTTCCCTCCATATAGATAATACTGGTAAGAAATAAAGTTTGAAAGAAACATAACTTACTGAAAacaaagaatttagaattcaaacaGTTTAGCATTTCAAACAAATTCCATGTTATACTGGAAATCAAATGATGTTAAAAGAAAACTCCCTATATATTCACGTAAATTTATGGAAATAAGTGGGGTAACCTACTTATTAGAATTCATGTCCTAAAAACAATTACCACTTGCTTAAATTTCTAGTGATTTGTTCTGTCTCATTCTACCCAAAGATTCCAATTCAGCCTAGCACCAAAAAGATCAATactgcttttgctttatctgaaagATTTCAAGACTAAAAAATCTCTTGTTAGACTATTTCACTAAATTGCTGTTTCAATAAGGAGAGACAAAGACTctagttgggaaaataaagatGAGAAGGTGTTCTTTAAAGAGGGATTAAACAATTAAGAGAGAGTTCTTAGAAAAgatttcccctcctcctccaaaaattatttgaaacatgAAAAGGAAGACACAGAAAACTGTCTTATGATGAATGACACATCTTCCAAATATTACCTAAGGATTTCATAGATAATTCAACCTGTCAAGAAAGGTCAATAGCCTGAAAAGTTCTGAAAAGCTGATTTTATCCTAGAATCCTGCACAGATAAATAAAGTAAAGCAGGTTCATGATGGAAGATTTGGACACTGCATCTATTTATGATAAGCACAAATGATCTAATTAATATCACCTATGGCATCCATGACCATTCAGCAGTCCTGTGTTTGAGGGGTAAGTATGTCAATGCTTTATATATCCTTGGGTTGCAGCATTTTACATCTAACCACAGAAACAATTCCAAAACAAAGATGGACTTAGCATTATGCCAAGTGCAAAGGAATACTTTACAAGTGTTTTCTTAAAgcctcaaaggaaaaagaaagtagttTGAAACCAACATTAGAGCCAACAAAACTTCATTTGAAAGAGTTTAAGCAGTATTCCAAGACAAAAGGATATAAAATTCTTACACAGCTCTAGGAAATCCAAGATTTAAGAGAACAATGATATTCACAATAGACCCTCCATGTTCCTTCATCCAGGAATTGTAAACTGtacaaaagacaaaagacaataaaaataatcattttcagaCCACATGGAATAGTAAGGAGTGACTGAAATCTGAACATCTCTATTCAAATCTCTGTTCTGATACATGCTACTCATGTGAATTTGTGCTGTTTACCCAAGGTTCCTTAGAAAACTACTACTCACCAATTATCTTTTCCTGGTTAAAGAATGTCATATCAGTTTATTCATTTCCATCTTTCCTgagataaaaatctcatttctacaTCAATATAGTTTTACTCTGGTGTCTGAGATGTCACAGTTAGGACCATCATCCCAACATGTAACATACTTAATCAGTGAAGAGACTGAACAGTTACCAGTGCCACAATGGTACGTAACTAGGAGTGTTTTATAAACTGTAGCTGTGGACCCGAAAGTTAGGGCATTACAgaacaattgaaatgactgaatactAGATATAAATAATACAACTATTACTAagttcattataataataatctagTAGACCAACTAATAACTATTAATGTAATATTAGATTATTAGTCTATTGTGGTTATTTAGTTTCAGATATGTCCAACTCTTTAAGAGTTTATGGGTTTTTCCTGGCAAAGAAAGTAGaacaatttttccatttccttcttcagtccatattatagatgaggaaattgaagtaaagaggttaagtgacttacctaggattacacagatggtaagtgtctcagatttgaattccagaggatgagtcttcctgattcccttaGATTACTATCATATATTAATAAATGTCTTTGGAAGTTTCTCaaaattctttatcaaaagtatgattttcaaaatgaggacaacatagaaaaatatagatatatcagACACTAACAAAATTCCATCCATAAGTCATAGTCCATGCCATGGAGATAACTGAGATTTCAAAGGCTCTGCCCATAGAGAAAAAGTgttatttaggaaaaaacttaGTCCAAGTTTGGTTTGGAGAAGGCCTCTAGGTTTGTTGCCTAAGGACCAGCTTCATCCTGTTTGGAGATATTTACCACCAGACAGGTTGCAAGATGGTGAATATTTAACTCCTTATGAAGGTCACCTATTAAAATTACAGAGAGGCtgtaataatatattttagtGCAGGGAGTTTTCACATTTGCAAAGTCATGACTCCTTTAAGAATCAGGCATCTCAGTGAAAGAAAGATATCTTAGGAGGGTAGTTTTTCCGAGTATAAGCAATACCTGTTTTACAAAGGTTGAAGGTACCAGTCAGGTTGGTTTCAATCACAGCATTCCATCCTTTTGAAGAGATGTGTTCTGCAGAAGCCAAGAATTGACCTCCTCCATTGTTCACCAAGAAATTGATCTTCCCATGGATGTCCAATGTAGATTTAACCAAATTGTTAATCTAAAAACAAGCACAAGAAAATAAATTGGTTAGAGGGCCCCATCTGTTACTGGTGACTTAATAATGAAGATTAGAATGGCAGTAATCCCCCCACAACAGACTCATCTCCACAAAGGGAGCTGTGTCAGCAGTTCACAAAACTGTAATGAAAGATGTAATTATGGAAATCAATTGTGGCTAACCAGGTCTAATCATTCAAGAGATCATAAAGCCAAGGTCTCCCTTCTAGCCACTACATGTCAAGGACTCAGTCAATGTTTATTGATGAAAATGTTACGAACCAGTGGGAAAAGTGCTGAGTCTCAATGACCTTTATACTGTAGCCAATGATACTTAATCTAGAGGTAATGCAGAAAGAAATGTTAGATCTGAAGgagttgttgtttgttgtttttgaacCATTCAGTCATGTTCAAATCTTTACAATCTCATGGTCcatggaatggttttccattttcttttccaaatcattttttacagatgaagaactgagacaaacagggaaaAGTGACTGcctagagtcatatagctagaaagtaACTGAAGGCAGatctgaactcatatcttctgattccaggctcCTCAACTCTATTGACTGCACCACTTATTTGCCCCCTTAAAAGCCATAATAGCAATAAAACCAATGCTactaaaataagaaggaaaatttcTCAGTCCTTAGGCAACTGGTGGATGAAGTGCctatcctggaatcaggaatgttgggattcaaatttggcctcagatacttccggctgtgtgacaagtcacttactttctttccccctctattttcccatttgtaaattGATGGtggtaataataacacctaccttgaAGAGTTGttgcaagaatcaaatgaaataatatttgtaaagcactcagtCTAGTGTTTGGCAGACTATTATTTTTGACAAGACACTAGAGACTTTATCTGAGAATAAACTCAGAATTGGTTTATTTGTTGATGTGGATAACTCACTACCTTCAACACATTTAGTACTCAGTGACTTTATAGACTTGTTTTCCCTTTTCACTTTAGACTAACACTATTACTAAAACTCTTAGACACAATTTCTAactattgttaaaaaaaacaaagaaaatcactaACAGCTaaatgaagggaggaagagatttgaggcaagAAGATCAATCAGAAAATTATTGAGCTAGTCTATATAAGAGGTAGAGGATCTGTACTAGGATGTTGATTTTGTGATTGGAGAGAAGATATACAGGAAAGAAAGAGATATAAGAAAAAGAGACTTGACAATGGAAGAGatatataagttgaatgtgaaagAGGATGACTTGGCAGGTAAGtatgattgtttcatttttgtcttttatcctcCACACCTAACATAGTTGTATATACTactcacttaatatttattggattTACTTGTTTTGAATATactatactttttccttttttaaaacatttaatttatttaaggcaatggggttaagtgatttgcccaaggtcacagagctaagtaattattattaagtgtctgaggctggatttgaactcaggtactcctgactccagggatggtgctctaactactgcaccacctagctgcccctctaaactttttttaaaaatcaagaaagtgtacatttgagaaaaattttcatcagagattcaaaggaaaaagtGTTTATAGTTACATTGCTcttaactagaaaaaaattgatgaaaagaaataaagaatttctcAAGTATTTTTATGAAGCAATAGTACATTAGGATGAGAAAAATACTCTCCACATCACTTTCATATCttttagagaaacaaaaatgagaaCATTTAGCTTTACCTCTTCTTCTTTTCGAATATTGCACTGAATAGGAGTAACTATGGCTGTGTTAGAGGGTTGGCGGGCAGCGTTCAACTCTTCTGCTGTAGATTTTAGTA from Macrotis lagotis isolate mMagLag1 chromosome 6, bilby.v1.9.chrom.fasta, whole genome shotgun sequence encodes:
- the LOC141490968 gene encoding peroxisomal trans-2-enoyl-CoA reductase-like isoform X3, which codes for MGSLGRLRSCLAPGLLRDQVAIVTGGGTGIGKAIATELLSLECNVVIASRKLDILKSTAEELNAARQPSNTAIVTPIQCNIRKEEEINNLVKSTLDIHGKINFLVNNGGGQFLASAEHISSKGWNAVIETNLTGTFNLCKTVYNSWMKEHGGSIVNIIVLLNLGFPRAVHSGAARAGVENMTKTLAVEWACHGIRINCISPGIIYSPSAFSNYEKAGENLERLYQFCLAKRFGVPEEPHILLDIQWLWMVVIVYMLNHWTYQTTTTGLMALGILPKSKK
- the LOC141490968 gene encoding peroxisomal trans-2-enoyl-CoA reductase-like isoform X2, which translates into the protein MSNSFHSRKSSRERDNREETKECNVVIASRKLDILKSTAEELNAARQPSNTAIVTPIQCNIRKEEEINNLVKSTLDIHGKINFLVNNGGGQFLASAEHISSKGWNAVIETNLTGTFNLCKTVYNSWMKEHGGSIVNIIVLLNLGFPRAVHSGAARAGVENMTKTLAVEWACHGIRINCISPGIIYSPSAFSNYEKAGENLERLYQFCLAKRFGVPEEVSSVACFLLSPAASYITGHTMVVDGGYSLYAKSLDIPDHDNWPDGIGDITKVKKMKAYIQAKDKHLN
- the LOC141490968 gene encoding peroxisomal trans-2-enoyl-CoA reductase-like isoform X1, yielding MGSLGRLRSCLAPGLLRDQVAIVTGGGTGIGKAIATELLSLECNVVIASRKLDILKSTAEELNAARQPSNTAIVTPIQCNIRKEEEINNLVKSTLDIHGKINFLVNNGGGQFLASAEHISSKGWNAVIETNLTGTFNLCKTVYNSWMKEHGGSIVNIIVLLNLGFPRAVHSGAARAGVENMTKTLAVEWACHGIRINCISPGIIYSPSAFSNYEKAGENLERLYQFCLAKRFGVPEEVSSVACFLLSPAASYITGHTMVVDGGYSLYAKSLDIPDHDNWPDGIGDITKVKKMKAYIQAKDKHLN